Proteins encoded together in one Streptomyces umbrinus window:
- a CDS encoding enoyl-CoA hydratase/isomerase family protein: protein MAGKRPAFPNIGWDPTPGDVDDTRDLAKKLGGLASDLGTTLRELERIEAGAWKGKTAVAFTEYVGKDVTPLIRKSHDSFDKASRALHRWANELLDFQDEANRLEKSAGEKLEARETAQQKVDAKGDGKGSEELGKASGAVDEITGKVHDLEDRYKRAAGSISKELDKAGDIAPDEPGFWDKLTKGVSDAWDATGQWIKDHADMIKLIGDLLSDLTAVLGLLAIITLPFPPLAAIFGTAALIASGLALAAHGLAKWGGADVSWMQMGLDAVGMMPGIGMFSKGIKVAGKTDDVARIAADGKVAALGKGFTHTELGSSRILMAFGGASRDLTGGLGKAGLVKIGGMSEHVYEVSHATSGLMSRMGGLASAGYHEGQWLGSKGLNLIPGVNINPLGAGIAIDAGAKIFPKITSIHQHVGEALFPGDQFEKSASGN, encoded by the coding sequence GTGGCCGGCAAACGCCCCGCCTTTCCGAACATAGGCTGGGACCCGACGCCGGGAGACGTCGACGACACCCGGGACCTCGCCAAGAAACTCGGCGGCCTGGCGAGTGACCTCGGCACCACTCTCCGCGAGTTGGAGCGGATCGAGGCCGGTGCCTGGAAGGGCAAGACCGCGGTCGCCTTCACCGAGTACGTCGGCAAGGACGTCACCCCGCTCATCCGCAAGAGTCACGACTCCTTCGACAAGGCCTCGCGCGCCCTGCACCGGTGGGCGAACGAACTCCTCGACTTCCAGGACGAGGCGAACCGGCTGGAGAAGTCGGCCGGGGAGAAGCTGGAAGCCAGGGAGACAGCCCAGCAGAAGGTCGACGCGAAAGGCGACGGCAAGGGCAGCGAGGAACTCGGCAAGGCCTCCGGCGCGGTCGACGAGATCACGGGCAAGGTCCACGACCTTGAGGACCGCTACAAACGGGCCGCCGGCAGCATAAGCAAGGAACTCGACAAGGCCGGCGACATCGCGCCCGACGAGCCCGGTTTCTGGGACAAGCTCACCAAGGGCGTCTCGGACGCATGGGACGCAACCGGGCAGTGGATCAAGGACCACGCCGACATGATCAAGCTGATCGGCGATCTGCTGAGTGATCTGACTGCGGTTCTCGGTCTGCTCGCCATCATCACGCTGCCGTTCCCTCCGCTGGCAGCCATCTTCGGTACCGCTGCGCTCATCGCGAGCGGTCTCGCGTTGGCGGCTCACGGGCTGGCCAAGTGGGGTGGTGCCGATGTGAGCTGGATGCAGATGGGGCTCGACGCGGTGGGGATGATGCCGGGCATCGGCATGTTCAGCAAGGGAATCAAGGTGGCTGGCAAGACCGACGACGTCGCCAGGATCGCCGCGGACGGCAAAGTGGCCGCACTCGGCAAGGGGTTCACACACACCGAACTCGGCAGTTCACGCATCCTGATGGCCTTCGGCGGCGCTTCGAGGGACCTCACGGGTGGGCTCGGAAAGGCCGGCCTGGTGAAAATCGGCGGTATGTCCGAACACGTCTATGAGGTCTCACACGCGACCAGCGGCCTGATGTCGCGTATGGGAGGTCTTGCAAGCGCCGGCTATCACGAGGGCCAGTGGCTCGGTTCCAAGGGTCTGAACCTGATCCCGGGTGTGAACATCAATCCACTGGGAGCCGGAATAGCCATCGACGCCGGAGCCAAGATCTTCCCGAAGATCACGAGCATTCATCAGCACGTAGGAGAAGCCCTCTTCCCAGGAGACCAGTTCGAAAAGTCGGCCTCGGGCAACTGA
- a CDS encoding winged helix-turn-helix domain-containing protein, whose translation MAAETGDSPIDPNKIAYVYMQVADHIAARIASGDLSPGARLPGERDLGTEYGVAYLTARRAVRELRERGLVVTLPAKGTFVAYPEADEPADDGDEV comes from the coding sequence ATGGCAGCAGAGACTGGCGATTCACCGATCGATCCCAACAAGATCGCGTACGTCTATATGCAGGTGGCCGACCACATTGCTGCCCGCATCGCCTCGGGCGACCTGAGCCCGGGAGCGCGGCTGCCCGGTGAGCGGGATCTCGGTACGGAGTACGGGGTCGCCTACCTGACCGCCCGCCGCGCGGTCCGCGAACTCCGCGAACGCGGCCTCGTCGTCACGCTCCCCGCGAAGGGCACCTTCGTCGCGTACCCCGAGGCCGACGAGCCCGCGGACGACGGCGACGAGGTCTAG
- a CDS encoding plasmid mobilization protein: protein MTRTRITISLERDQAERIRQHAERAGLDVSAYLVHAATRQMAETEAIEEQFSGVDALIAAAEAEAAALPPETEATAPELSEQERRDVEAALNLVYGDDRTSARPGHAA from the coding sequence ATGACCAGGACGCGGATCACCATCAGCCTTGAGCGGGATCAGGCGGAGCGCATCAGGCAGCACGCCGAGCGGGCGGGCCTGGACGTCTCGGCGTACCTCGTTCACGCGGCGACACGGCAGATGGCGGAGACCGAGGCCATAGAGGAACAGTTCTCCGGGGTCGACGCCCTCATCGCCGCCGCGGAGGCGGAAGCGGCAGCCCTTCCGCCCGAAACGGAGGCGACCGCACCGGAGCTGTCCGAGCAGGAACGACGCGACGTCGAGGCGGCCCTGAACCTCGTATACGGCGATGACCGCACGAGCGCCCGGCCCGGGCACGCCGCGTGA
- a CDS encoding DUF6531 domain-containing protein, which produces MAGYRPTDWHVLDLEKDPTPGDPDRVKSLAKNLHDFADDVQDALRLVKGMADEDAVLAMVGKTADVFRDEFSGVPKNLKKLKKSYDLAGDALAAYWPQLERAQALADKALAQGREAQADLSSAKSRLSSADSWVTRANKEADKYKDDPGSAGKDVPKPDESKVRAATRDAQSAKDAHTSAQSDVTTAQNALDAAKKMAGDARKMREDAAGDAKRKLDEASDAGIQNRKWYEEVGDWFVDNWDTIVAVCKVVVAVLGIIAMIIGGPILGAIVLIAALVVLADTLNKYMKGQASLLDVAFAALDCIPGMKGLTTLGGLAKGLKGLGKIGLKGMAQGLRGLAKSLRGGAGDLAKRAKALAGRCPGGDPIDMVTGEMLMYDTDVELPGLLSLVLRRTHISSYREGRWFGASWTSTLDERVELDSQGVLFAAEDGMILAYPAPRPNEPTMPLEGPRWPLEWDGPGSGTLRIGDPATGVTRHFAAITEPLPGMPYTMSLSAVTDRNENRVDFERSADGAPVGVRHSGGYHVDVETTDGLVTGLRLRDDADESGATALLSYGYSADRNLTEIRNSSGLPFRFTYDDQARITSWTDRNGSWYRFEYDDEDRCVAGRGADGFLDCVIAYHPGQRTTTYTDSLGHDTRYDYNELFQLTGVTDALGRRESLEWDPHGRLLKQTDPVGRETAYTYDEAGNVTSIVGPDGRRATAEYNDWHLPVVTVGADGARRTYAYDDRGNRTAVTEPRGAVTRFAYGQKGALAGITDPLGSTVVIEANAVGLPVRVMNSSGAAMDYSRDAFGRISATTDPLGGVTRISWTTEGKRRQRVGPDGGVESWSWDAEGNLLMYTDPAGATTRSEYSHFDLLVSRSDSLNGTLRFDYDTELRLATVTNNRGLTWKYGYDEVGRLVGEEDFNARSVGYVHDEVGRLTMQINGAGEEIEYLRDVNGNVVQKRVGDSTTVFRYDDAGMLREAVSPSARISFEHDEYGRVTEETVNGRTSTFAYDLVGRRTTRVTPSGARSRWSYDADGLPSELAAFGHALSFVHDAAGREAELRLDDRVSVRQSWDTTHRLRRQMIAAVGDGSERGASAAAVIDREYLHGAAGLVGTTEFQDGGTHYELDGTGRVTSVHAETWTENYAYDASGNLASSGRTAEGGDGGTSQQFTYSGNRLTRADRTTYEYDAQGRVVRRTRRTLSGGRKSWSYTWDADDRLTHVLTPDGEYWRYAYDPLGRRISKERLNPSGGVDEAVFFVWDGNRLAEEIRERGADRRTSVTWEYSPDSHRPVAQDRREWMRKAPQEEVDRHFRLIVSDLAGSPTELLSPEGELTWKNSSYLWGELRDPGRPADECPLRFPGQYFDAESELHYNHFRYYDPYSARYVSPDPLGLMAGADHYAYVVNPLTWSDPLGLQSCPTFKGLAWLTDKMLGRPSFRYQRVVSGVDYEQIWKLSDGRAVHVDGGPTSGWIMEAKFTGGRESEWAKSAYNPESKFYNEQKITDQTAKLLELNGGLGGKGVRYAISNAAGAAHFREVLGNNFPEAIANGTLAVFHVPGNGMSGMSKWLT; this is translated from the coding sequence GTGGCGGGTTATCGGCCGACGGACTGGCATGTGCTGGACCTGGAGAAGGATCCGACGCCGGGGGATCCGGACCGGGTCAAGTCCTTGGCGAAGAACCTGCACGACTTCGCCGACGACGTGCAGGACGCTCTGCGGCTGGTGAAGGGCATGGCGGATGAGGATGCCGTCCTGGCGATGGTGGGCAAGACCGCCGATGTGTTCCGGGACGAGTTCTCCGGCGTCCCGAAGAACCTGAAGAAGCTCAAGAAGTCGTACGACCTGGCCGGGGACGCGCTCGCGGCGTACTGGCCGCAGTTGGAACGCGCGCAGGCCCTCGCGGACAAGGCGCTGGCCCAGGGGCGGGAGGCGCAGGCCGATCTCTCCTCCGCCAAGTCCCGTCTCTCGTCCGCCGATTCATGGGTGACCCGCGCCAACAAAGAGGCCGACAAGTACAAGGACGACCCGGGGTCGGCGGGCAAGGACGTGCCGAAGCCGGACGAGTCCAAGGTCCGCGCCGCCACCCGCGACGCGCAGAGCGCCAAGGACGCCCACACCTCCGCCCAGTCCGACGTCACCACCGCGCAGAACGCGCTGGACGCGGCGAAGAAGATGGCCGGAGACGCGCGGAAGATGCGCGAGGACGCCGCCGGGGATGCCAAGCGGAAGCTGGACGAGGCGTCCGACGCGGGCATTCAGAACCGTAAGTGGTACGAGGAGGTCGGGGACTGGTTCGTCGACAACTGGGACACCATCGTCGCGGTCTGCAAGGTGGTCGTGGCCGTACTCGGCATTATCGCGATGATCATCGGTGGGCCGATTCTCGGCGCGATCGTCCTCATCGCCGCGCTCGTCGTCCTCGCCGACACCCTCAACAAATACATGAAGGGCCAAGCCTCCCTGTTGGATGTGGCCTTTGCCGCGCTGGACTGCATCCCAGGTATGAAGGGCCTGACTACTCTCGGCGGCCTGGCCAAGGGACTCAAGGGGCTCGGCAAGATTGGCCTCAAAGGCATGGCGCAAGGCCTGCGGGGTCTGGCGAAATCGCTCAGAGGTGGTGCGGGCGACCTGGCCAAGAGGGCAAAGGCGCTCGCAGGGCGCTGCCCGGGGGGTGACCCCATCGACATGGTCACCGGTGAAATGCTCATGTACGACACGGACGTCGAGCTTCCCGGGCTGCTGTCACTTGTCCTGCGGCGTACTCATATCTCCAGCTATCGAGAGGGCCGGTGGTTCGGGGCATCGTGGACGTCCACTCTGGACGAGCGAGTCGAACTGGACAGCCAGGGCGTGCTGTTCGCCGCAGAGGACGGCATGATCCTGGCCTATCCCGCGCCCCGGCCGAACGAACCGACCATGCCGCTGGAGGGTCCACGGTGGCCCTTGGAATGGGATGGTCCCGGCAGTGGCACGCTACGCATCGGTGACCCGGCCACCGGGGTAACGCGCCATTTCGCCGCGATTACCGAACCGCTCCCGGGCATGCCCTACACGATGTCCCTTTCCGCGGTGACGGATCGCAACGAGAATCGGGTCGACTTCGAGCGGAGCGCCGATGGAGCACCGGTCGGGGTTCGTCACTCGGGCGGTTATCACGTGGACGTCGAGACGACGGACGGTCTTGTGACCGGTCTGCGGCTGCGTGACGACGCGGACGAGAGCGGTGCGACGGCGCTCTTGAGCTACGGGTATTCGGCCGACCGGAATCTCACTGAGATCCGCAATTCTTCGGGATTGCCGTTCCGGTTCACTTACGACGATCAGGCACGCATCACCTCGTGGACCGACCGCAACGGCAGCTGGTACCGATTCGAGTACGACGACGAGGACCGCTGTGTCGCGGGCCGGGGGGCCGACGGGTTCCTGGACTGTGTGATCGCCTACCACCCCGGGCAGCGGACGACGACGTACACCGACTCACTCGGGCACGACACCCGGTACGACTACAACGAGCTCTTTCAGCTCACCGGTGTGACCGATGCCCTGGGGCGGCGGGAGTCGCTCGAGTGGGATCCTCACGGCCGCCTGCTCAAGCAGACTGATCCCGTCGGACGGGAGACGGCCTACACCTACGACGAGGCGGGCAACGTCACGTCCATCGTGGGGCCGGACGGTCGACGGGCCACCGCGGAGTACAACGATTGGCACCTTCCCGTTGTGACGGTCGGAGCGGACGGTGCTCGGCGTACCTACGCATATGACGACCGCGGAAACCGCACTGCCGTGACCGAACCCCGAGGCGCGGTGACCAGGTTTGCCTACGGTCAAAAGGGCGCGCTTGCCGGGATAACGGATCCGTTGGGTTCGACAGTGGTCATCGAGGCGAATGCCGTCGGACTGCCCGTACGGGTCATGAATTCCTCGGGCGCGGCAATGGATTACTCTCGGGACGCTTTCGGGCGGATCTCCGCGACCACGGATCCCCTGGGCGGCGTCACGCGTATCTCGTGGACCACGGAAGGAAAGAGACGGCAGCGAGTCGGTCCGGACGGCGGTGTGGAGTCCTGGAGCTGGGACGCGGAGGGAAACCTCCTTATGTACACCGACCCTGCCGGGGCGACGACGAGGTCGGAGTACTCGCATTTCGACCTGTTGGTGTCCAGGAGCGATTCCCTGAACGGGACACTCAGGTTCGACTACGACACCGAACTGCGGCTCGCCACGGTCACCAACAACCGGGGGCTCACCTGGAAGTACGGCTACGACGAGGTCGGTCGTCTGGTGGGGGAAGAGGACTTCAACGCGCGGTCCGTCGGCTATGTGCACGATGAGGTGGGCCGCCTCACCATGCAGATCAACGGTGCCGGCGAGGAGATCGAATACCTCCGTGACGTGAACGGCAACGTCGTTCAGAAGCGGGTCGGCGACTCGACCACGGTGTTCCGCTACGACGATGCGGGAATGCTGAGGGAGGCGGTCTCTCCCAGTGCCCGGATCTCGTTCGAGCACGACGAGTACGGGCGCGTCACCGAGGAGACGGTCAACGGCCGGACCAGCACCTTCGCCTACGACCTGGTCGGACGGCGCACGACGCGAGTGACCCCCTCCGGAGCCCGGAGCCGCTGGTCCTACGACGCCGACGGCCTGCCAAGTGAACTGGCGGCCTTCGGGCACGCCTTGAGTTTCGTGCACGATGCGGCGGGCAGGGAGGCGGAGCTCCGGCTGGACGACAGGGTCTCTGTGCGTCAGAGCTGGGACACGACGCATCGTCTCCGTCGGCAGATGATCGCCGCCGTGGGCGACGGCTCGGAACGAGGTGCCTCCGCCGCTGCCGTGATCGACCGCGAGTACCTCCACGGTGCCGCAGGCCTGGTGGGGACGACGGAGTTCCAGGACGGCGGCACACACTACGAGTTGGACGGCACAGGCCGGGTGACTTCGGTTCACGCGGAAACCTGGACCGAGAACTACGCCTACGACGCCTCCGGAAACCTGGCGTCCTCCGGGAGGACGGCCGAAGGGGGCGACGGCGGGACTTCGCAACAGTTCACCTATTCCGGAAACCGCCTGACCCGTGCCGATCGGACCACCTATGAGTACGACGCCCAGGGGCGCGTGGTCCGCCGTACCAGGAGAACCCTCTCCGGGGGCCGGAAGAGCTGGTCCTACACCTGGGATGCCGACGACCGGTTGACGCATGTGCTCACTCCGGACGGCGAGTACTGGCGTTATGCGTACGACCCGCTCGGACGCCGGATATCCAAGGAGCGGCTGAACCCTTCGGGCGGAGTCGACGAGGCGGTCTTCTTCGTCTGGGACGGAAACCGTCTGGCGGAGGAGATACGCGAGCGGGGAGCGGATCGTCGCACCAGCGTCACCTGGGAGTATTCGCCCGACAGTCACCGGCCGGTCGCGCAGGACCGGCGTGAGTGGATGCGAAAGGCGCCCCAGGAAGAGGTGGATCGCCACTTCCGGCTCATTGTCAGCGATCTCGCCGGAAGCCCGACCGAACTACTGTCACCCGAAGGCGAACTGACCTGGAAGAACAGTTCGTACCTGTGGGGAGAACTCCGGGATCCAGGTCGGCCGGCCGACGAATGTCCTCTCCGGTTTCCCGGACAGTACTTCGACGCGGAGAGCGAGCTTCACTACAACCACTTCCGCTACTACGACCCGTACTCGGCCCGCTATGTGTCGCCCGATCCTCTGGGGCTCATGGCCGGGGCGGATCACTACGCGTATGTCGTCAATCCGCTGACCTGGTCGGACCCTCTGGGACTCCAGTCCTGTCCCACCTTCAAGGGGCTTGCCTGGTTGACGGACAAGATGCTGGGGCGGCCGTCGTTCCGATACCAGCGTGTGGTCTCGGGCGTGGACTATGAACAGATCTGGAAGCTCTCGGACGGTCGTGCGGTGCACGTGGACGGCGGGCCGACAAGCGGCTGGATAATGGAAGCCAAATTTACCGGGGGCAGGGAGAGCGAGTGGGCCAAGTCCGCCTACAACCCTGAAAGCAAGTTCTACAACGAGCAGAAGATAACCGATCAGACGGCCAAACTCCTGGAGTTGAACGGCGGCCTCGGAGGAAAGGGCGTCCGTTATGCCATATCGAATGCCGCGGGTGCTGCGCACTTCCGAGAGGTGCTCGGCAATAACTTCCCGGAGGCAATCGCCAATGGTACACTGGCGGTCTTTCACGTGCCTGGTAACGGAATGAGCGGAATGAGTAAATGGTTGACGTGA
- a CDS encoding CpaF family protein, whose translation MTAVDHQLVKRFRQEAGDRIAEQRRLDQVSGVTPMSNEDERHYARAVIAQILEEYARTEINSGRTPLDAETEEQYAAAVHAALFGVGRLQPLLDNPEVENIDINGYDQVFVGYSDGREEKGDPVAETDEELIELIQILGAYSGLSSRPFDSANPQLDLRLPDGSRLSAVMDVTRRPALSIRRARMGKVFMSDLVGNGTLTPDIGHFLACAVRARKNIMIAGATNAGKTTLLRALANEIPPHERLITVERALELGLDQFADLHPNVVAFEERLPNSEGQGTISMAELVRRSLRMNPSRVIVGEVLGDEIVTMLNAMSQGNDGSLSTIHANSSSEVFNRISTYALQATERLPIEASQMLVAGAVNFVVFVQRRNNYQTGGRLQRMVTSIREVNGVDGRVLSSEVFAEAADGRIVPHAPLACLEDLIQHGYRLPGGGNWG comes from the coding sequence ATGACCGCCGTCGACCACCAGCTGGTCAAGCGGTTCCGGCAGGAGGCCGGTGACCGTATCGCCGAGCAGCGCCGGCTCGACCAGGTCTCCGGCGTCACGCCAATGTCCAACGAGGACGAGCGGCACTACGCCCGTGCGGTGATAGCCCAGATACTGGAGGAGTACGCCCGTACGGAGATCAACTCCGGGCGTACGCCGCTGGACGCGGAGACCGAGGAGCAGTACGCGGCCGCCGTGCACGCCGCGCTCTTCGGCGTCGGGCGTCTGCAGCCCCTGCTGGACAATCCCGAGGTCGAGAACATCGACATCAACGGGTACGACCAGGTCTTCGTCGGCTACTCGGACGGGCGGGAGGAGAAGGGCGATCCCGTCGCCGAGACCGACGAGGAGCTCATCGAGCTGATCCAGATCCTCGGCGCGTACTCCGGTCTCTCCTCCCGGCCGTTCGACTCCGCGAACCCGCAGCTCGACCTGCGGCTGCCGGACGGGTCCCGACTGTCCGCCGTCATGGACGTGACCCGGCGCCCGGCGCTCTCCATCCGTCGTGCGCGTATGGGCAAGGTCTTCATGTCCGACCTCGTCGGCAACGGCACGCTCACCCCCGACATCGGGCACTTCCTCGCCTGCGCCGTCCGAGCCCGCAAGAACATCATGATCGCGGGCGCGACCAACGCCGGTAAGACGACGCTCCTTCGGGCGCTCGCCAACGAGATCCCGCCGCACGAGCGCCTCATCACCGTCGAGCGCGCCCTGGAGCTCGGCCTCGACCAGTTCGCCGATCTGCACCCGAACGTCGTGGCGTTCGAGGAGCGGCTGCCCAACTCCGAGGGCCAGGGCACCATTTCGATGGCGGAGCTGGTCCGGCGGTCGCTGCGAATGAACCCCTCGCGCGTCATCGTCGGTGAGGTCCTCGGCGACGAGATCGTGACCATGCTGAACGCGATGTCCCAGGGCAACGACGGCTCGCTGTCCACGATCCACGCCAACAGCTCCAGCGAGGTCTTCAACCGTATTTCCACGTACGCGCTCCAGGCCACCGAGCGGCTGCCCATCGAGGCCAGCCAGATGCTCGTCGCGGGCGCGGTGAACTTCGTCGTCTTCGTCCAGCGGCGCAACAACTACCAGACGGGCGGCCGACTCCAGCGCATGGTCACCTCCATCCGAGAGGTCAACGGCGTCGACGGGCGCGTCCTGTCCAGCGAGGTGTTCGCCGAGGCGGCGGACGGCCGGATCGTGCCGCACGCGCCTCTCGCCTGCCTCGAAGACCTGATCCAGCACGGCTATCGCCTGCCCGGCGGCGGGAACTGGGGGTGA
- a CDS encoding type II secretion system F family protein, which translates to MGGLFSTTVLYALACGIAVGGGLALFAVAVRGLPAKPEHEKQKASERASELVRFAGRRGSIAAGAGIVVLLLTRWAVAGIATAVLVFFWDKLFGGASEEKSAMRRVEALASWTESLRDTIAGAVGLEQAIPASARAAAPVLRPHLDALVDRLRSRTPLPEALQQLADEIDDASADIIVAALILNARLRGPGLRQVLGALAKSAREEVDMRQRVMAQRASTRRSVQIVVAVSVAFVLGLSIFNREFVEPYGTAVGQLVLACVCGLFALGFVWLRKLSTIETPERFLVRDEASVQFVRPRTSSPTPSQPQSLPEEGVRR; encoded by the coding sequence ATGGGCGGGCTGTTCTCGACCACCGTCCTGTACGCGCTCGCGTGCGGCATCGCCGTCGGCGGCGGTCTCGCGCTGTTCGCCGTCGCGGTCCGCGGACTGCCCGCCAAGCCCGAGCACGAGAAGCAGAAGGCGAGCGAACGGGCCTCCGAGCTCGTACGGTTCGCCGGCCGGCGCGGTTCGATCGCGGCCGGCGCCGGCATCGTCGTCCTGCTGCTCACACGGTGGGCCGTCGCCGGAATCGCGACCGCCGTCCTCGTCTTCTTCTGGGACAAGCTCTTCGGCGGCGCCTCCGAGGAGAAGTCCGCCATGCGCCGCGTGGAGGCCCTCGCCTCCTGGACCGAGTCGCTGCGCGACACCATCGCGGGCGCGGTCGGCCTGGAGCAGGCCATCCCCGCCTCCGCACGCGCCGCGGCACCGGTCCTGCGCCCGCACCTCGACGCCCTCGTCGACCGCCTCCGCTCCCGTACGCCGCTGCCGGAAGCCCTGCAGCAGCTCGCCGACGAGATCGACGACGCGTCCGCCGACATCATCGTGGCCGCCCTGATCCTCAACGCGCGGCTGCGCGGACCGGGTCTGCGGCAGGTCCTGGGCGCGCTGGCCAAGTCGGCGCGCGAAGAGGTCGACATGCGGCAGAGGGTCATGGCACAGCGCGCTTCGACCCGTCGCTCCGTACAGATCGTCGTCGCCGTCTCGGTCGCCTTCGTGCTCGGCCTGTCGATCTTCAACCGCGAATTCGTCGAGCCGTACGGCACGGCGGTCGGCCAGCTCGTACTCGCCTGTGTCTGCGGCCTGTTCGCGCTCGGCTTCGTATGGCTGCGCAAGCTCTCGACCATCGAGACGCCGGAACGCTTCCTGGTCCGGGACGAGGCGTCGGTCCAGTTCGTGCGTCCCCGTACGTCGTCGCCCACGCCGTCTCAGCCCCAGTCGTTGCCGGAGGAGGGGGTACGCCGATGA
- a CDS encoding type II secretion system F family protein, protein MNSTLTMPVVVGAVLGLGIYALVRALMPSKRSAVSQVARIDAMRARGAAYESSHRTADAGRIGTVRAGVGARVSEFYMQQGWELRSLRADLAVLDRSWENFLATKVLLAAAGLFFGPFMFAVVWTLGFGSSPVIPVWLALMFATIFFFLPDLEVRRDAAEKRRDLRRVIGAYLDLVSMSLAGGRGLPEALMAAAEVSDGWATQRIRNALADARITGISQWQALGSLGEDLGVEELKDLSASLALVADDGAKVRESLASRAETMRHRELAEIEGSAGEKSQSMLVAQLLLCAGFLVFLIFPAAMRVFQV, encoded by the coding sequence ATGAACTCGACCCTGACCATGCCCGTCGTGGTCGGCGCCGTCCTGGGCCTGGGCATCTACGCCCTCGTCCGCGCCCTGATGCCGTCCAAGCGCAGCGCGGTCTCGCAGGTCGCGCGCATCGACGCGATGCGGGCGCGGGGAGCGGCGTACGAGTCCTCGCACCGCACCGCCGACGCGGGGCGGATCGGGACCGTACGGGCCGGAGTCGGCGCGCGCGTCTCCGAGTTCTACATGCAGCAGGGCTGGGAGCTGCGGTCACTGCGGGCCGATCTGGCCGTGCTGGACCGGAGTTGGGAGAACTTCCTCGCGACGAAGGTGCTGCTGGCGGCGGCGGGGCTGTTCTTCGGCCCGTTCATGTTCGCCGTGGTCTGGACGCTCGGCTTCGGCAGCAGCCCCGTCATCCCGGTCTGGCTCGCGCTGATGTTCGCGACCATCTTCTTCTTCCTGCCGGACCTGGAAGTTCGCAGGGACGCGGCGGAGAAGCGACGGGACCTGCGGCGCGTGATCGGCGCGTATCTGGACCTCGTGTCGATGAGCCTCGCGGGCGGCCGGGGTCTCCCGGAGGCCCTGATGGCCGCCGCCGAGGTCTCCGACGGCTGGGCCACGCAGCGCATCCGTAATGCGCTCGCGGACGCCCGGATCACCGGCATCAGCCAGTGGCAGGCGCTCGGCTCGCTGGGCGAGGACCTGGGGGTGGAGGAACTGAAGGACCTCTCCGCCTCGTTGGCGCTGGTCGCGGACGACGGCGCGAAGGTGCGCGAGTCGCTCGCCTCCCGGGCCGAGACGATGCGGCACCGCGAACTCGCCGAGATCGAGGGCAGCGCGGGCGAGAAGTCCCAGTCGATGCTCGTCGCGCAGCTGCTGCTCTGCGCGGGCTTCCTCGTCTTCCTGATCTTCCCGGCGGCGATGCGTGTGTTCCAGGTCTGA